In Pseudonocardia sp. DSM 110487, the sequence GTTTCCTGGCCGGGCGGGTCTGGCGCCGGTTCGTCTCCGATGCGCCCCCGGACCCCGCCACCCTGGAGGCACTGGTGGCGGCGTACGGCCCGAACCACGACATCGCGGCCATGGTGCGCACCGCGGTGACGTCGCAGGCGTTCCGGTCCGCGTCGTCGGTGCTGGTCCGCCAGCCGGTGGAATGGCTGGTCGGGGCGCTGCGCGCGCTGCGCCTGCCGGCATCCCGGGTGAAGCCCGCGGCGCTCACCGGCGGGCTGCGCGACCTCGGCCAGACCCCCTTCTTCCCACCGGACGTCGGCGGCTGGCCGGCCGGCACGCCCTGGCTGTCCACGGCCGCGGCGCTGGCCCGGGTTCGCATGGCGCGGGCGTTGACCGCTGTCGCGGACCTGTCCCCGGTGGCCGACGTGCCGGCGCCCGGGCGGGTCGAGGCCACCGCCGCACTGCTCGGGCTGCCCGGTTTCACCGCGCGCACCGCGGCCGCGCTGGCACCGCTCGCCGGGCGCCCGCCGGACCTGGTCGCGGCCGCCCTCGCGTCCCCCGAGAACACGATCAGCGCCTGAGCCGGAGGACCCGTGAACACCCTGACCCGACGCAGGTTCCTGGCCTACAGCACCATGGCGACGGCCGCCGCCGCGGCAACCACCGCCGGCTGGATGGAGCTGGCCGACCGCACCCGGACCGATCCGCTCCCGCCGGGCGCCCCGGTGCTCGTCCTGGTCACGCTGTACGGGGGCAACGACGGCCTCAACACGGTGGTGCCCGCGGCCGACCCGGCCTACCACTCGGCCCGCCCCGACCTCGCCTACGACGAGGGAGAGGTACTCGACCTCGGTGAGGGGCTGGGCCTCAACCCCGGCCTGGCCGCGCTCAAGCAGCAGTGGGACCGCGGCACGCTCGCGATCGTGCGCGGAGTGAGCTACCCGAAGCCCGACCGCAGCCATTTCCGCTCCATGGACATCTGGCAGACCGCGGATCCGGTGCACCCCACGTCGACCGGGTGGATCGGGCGCTGGCTGGACGCGAGCGGCAACGACCCGCTCACCGCGATCTCCCTGGAGCCGGTGCTGCCGCCGTTGCTCGCGGGGGAAACCACCACCGGTGCCGCGCTGCCGCTGCGCGGCCTGGTGCTGCCGGGCGGCGCGCTCGGCACGGCGTTCGCGGCGATGGGGTCGGGCGCGCCTGGGGAGTCCGCGCCGCAGGCCACCGCCGCGCGGTCCATCGCCGACCTGCACCGGACGGTGGACACGTTCGGCCCCGCCGTCGACGACGACGGCGGGGCCGGCGGCAGGACCGGCAGCGGGGCGCTCGCCGCGCAGCTCGACGTGGTGGCCCGCTGCATCGAGGCGGGTGCGCCGAGCCGGGTGTACTCGGTCAGCCTCGGCGGCTTCGACACGCACGCCGACGAGCGCGGCACCCAGCAGGAACTGCTGTCCGAGGTCGACGCGGCGGTGTCCGGATTCCTGACCCGGATGACCAGCTCGGACCGCGGGCGGCAGGTGGTGCTGATGGCCTACTCCGAATTCGGGCGGCGGGTGGCCGCGAACGCCAACCAGGGAACCGACCACGGCACCGCGGGCCCGGTACTGATCGCCGGCAGCGGCGTACGCGGCGGGTTCATCGGCGAGCAGCCCAGCCTGACCGACCTCGACGACGGCGACCTGAAGGCGACGACCGACTTCCGCGACGTCTACGCCACCCTGCTCACCCGCGTGCTCGGCGCCGACCCGGAGCCGGTGCTCGGGAAGGGACGCACCGAGCTGCCGCTGTTCACTTCCGCCTGACCGGGGCCGCCACCCACAACCGCCGAGATGGCAGCCTGTGCTGTTCGATCTTCGCCACACAGCACCCCGCGCCATCTCGGCCGCGCCCCGCGCCCCGTTTCATGGTCATGTCGACACGCAGGTCCGGGAGGCCAAACGAGCATCTCGCAACGCGCCCACCCGATCGGTACTTCTCCGACCCGGCCCCTCTCACACCGCAGCGCACGCCGCCCCCACTCGCGTTCCGGTGGCGGATGCCCCCGAGTGCTCGGCCGGACCTCGATCGTGCATCTCCGACCGGCCAACGCGACGGCGCTCGAAGATCGCGCCAACCCCGCCAACTCGCGCTCAGATGGCGGCTCGCGCCGCTCACCGAAACCGCCCTCAATGCCATCTCGGCCTCGACTGCCCGGGCATGATCGGCGTATGCGGTTCTCCAGCCGCTCCCGTGCGGTTCTGCGACCACTCTCGTCGATCACACCCGCCTGCGACGATCACCGTCACGCCGGTCCCCGAAGCGTCACGGTGAACGCGACCCCGCCCTCGGGTGCCGGGCCCGCCGAGATCGTCCCGC encodes:
- a CDS encoding DUF1501 domain-containing protein, encoding MNTLTRRRFLAYSTMATAAAAATTAGWMELADRTRTDPLPPGAPVLVLVTLYGGNDGLNTVVPAADPAYHSARPDLAYDEGEVLDLGEGLGLNPGLAALKQQWDRGTLAIVRGVSYPKPDRSHFRSMDIWQTADPVHPTSTGWIGRWLDASGNDPLTAISLEPVLPPLLAGETTTGAALPLRGLVLPGGALGTAFAAMGSGAPGESAPQATAARSIADLHRTVDTFGPAVDDDGGAGGRTGSGALAAQLDVVARCIEAGAPSRVYSVSLGGFDTHADERGTQQELLSEVDAAVSGFLTRMTSSDRGRQVVLMAYSEFGRRVAANANQGTDHGTAGPVLIAGSGVRGGFIGEQPSLTDLDDGDLKATTDFRDVYATLLTRVLGADPEPVLGKGRTELPLFTSA